The Prunus persica cultivar Lovell chromosome G8, Prunus_persica_NCBIv2, whole genome shotgun sequence genome includes a region encoding these proteins:
- the LOC18766581 gene encoding methylcrotonoyl-CoA carboxylase subunit alpha, mitochondrial isoform X1, with protein MDIVSYTQVHNNMTKRKTFYHLQSSPLSVSLTELKTMASVATVLRRKLSHKPFHFQLLTVRAFSASEPQRIEKILIANRGEIACRIMRTAKRLGIQTVAVYSDADRHSLHVKSADEAVHIGPPPARLSYLKASSIIDAAIRTGAQAIHPGYGFLSESAEFAQLCEDKGLTFIGPPASAIRDMGDKSASKRIMGAAGVPLVPGYHGKDQDIDLMKLEADKIGYPILIKPTHGGGGKGMRIVQSPDEFVESFLGAQREAAASFGVSTILLEKYITQPRHIEVQIFGDKHGKVLHLYERDCSVQRRHQKIIEEAPAPNVSNDFRTHLGQAAVSAAKAVGYHNAGTVEFIVDTVSGQFYFMEMNTRLQVEHPVTEMIVGQDLVEWQIRVASGEHLPISQSQVPLSGHAFEARIYAENVPKGFLPATGVLHHYHHVPVSPQVRVETGVEQGDTVSMHYDPMIAKLVVWGENRAAALVKLKDCLSKFQVAGLPTNINFLLKLANHRAFQNGDVETHFIEHFKDDLFVDTSNSLLVDKVLGAARFSATLAAACLIEKENSLFRENLPGGDSIISIWYSSPPFRVHHCARHTVELEWDNEYDSSGSKSLKLSTTYKPDGSYLVETEEESFPGLEVKVTCIGNHDFRVEADGVNMDVSLAVYSKDQTKHIHIWYGSHHHHFRQKTDLELSDEDETEHKPRFDKSSYPQGTVAAPMAGLVVKVVVKDGTKVEEGQPILVLEAMKMEHVVKAPSAGYVRGLHLAAGQQVSDGGILFSIKMAQWF; from the exons atGGATATAGTTTCCTACACGCAAGTACATAATAACATGACCAAGAGGAAAACATTTTACCATCTACAGTCGAGTCCACTCTCCGTCTCGCTCACAGAGCTCAAAACCATGGCGTCCGTGGCCACCGTCCTCCGCCGGAAGCTTTCCCACAAACCTTTCCATTTCCAGTTACTGACAGTAAGAGCATTCTCTGCCTCTGAGCCGCAGAGGATAGAGAAGATTCTGATAGCAAACAGAGGCGAAATTGCTTGCAGGATCATGAGGACCGCCAAGAGGCTCGGGATTCAAACCGTCGCCGTTTACAGCGACGCCGATAGGCATTCGCTTCACGTCAAATCGGCCGACGAGGCTGTGCATATCGGCCCGCCTCCGGCTCGGCTCAGCTACCTCAAGGCCTCATCGATTATCGACGCGGCCATTCGCACTGGTGCACAG GCTATACATCCTGGTTATGGTTTTCTGTCAGAGAGTGCTGAGTTTGCTCAACTTTGTGAAGATAAGGGTCTTACATTTATTGGACCTCCAGCATCTGCCATCCGAGACATGGGTGATAAAAG TGCTTCAAAGAGAATAATGGGTGCGGCAGGGGTACCTCTGGTGCCTGGATATCATGGTAAAGACCAAGATATTGATCTAATGAAGTTAGAAGCTGACAAGATTGGATACCCAATCTTAATAAAGCCAACTCATGGAGGTGGAGGGAAG GGTATGCGGATTGTTCAAAGTCCGGATGAATTTGTTGAATCTTTCCTGGGAGCACAACGTGAGGCTGCTGCTTCTTTCGGCGTAAGCACGATATTGCTGGAGAAATATATTACACAGCCAAGGCACATTGAAGTCCAG ATATTTGGGGACAAACATGGGAAGGTTCTACATTTGTATGAGAGAGATTGCAGCGTCCAGAGAAGACACCAGAAAATCATCGAAGAAGCTCCAGCT CCAAACGTGTCGAATGACTTCCGGACTCACTTGGGCCAAGCTGCTGTATCTGCTGCCAAG GCAGTTGGTTATCACAATGCTGGCACTGTGGAGTTTATAGTTGATACAGTCTCAGGCCAATTTTATTTCATGGAGATGAATACCCGACTTCAG gttgagcATCCTGTGACTGAAATGATTGTTGGCCAAGATCTTGTAGAGTGGCAAATTCGTGTTGCAAGTGGAGAACATCTTCCCATTAGTCAGTCACAGGTCCCATTATCAG GTCATGCTTTCGAAGCCCGAATATATGCTGAAAATGTACCGAAAGGATTCCTTCCAGCAACTGGAGTCCTTCATCACTATCATCACGTTCCAGTCTCACCACAAG TTCGAGTTGAGACTGGAGTTGAACAGGGAGACACTGTTAGCATGCATTATGATCCTATGATTGCTAAACTCGTAGTATGGGGAGAAAATCGTGCTGCGGCATTGGTAAAACTGAAGGATTGCTTATCGAAGTTTCAG GTTGCAGGTTTACCAACCAACATCAATTTTCTTCTAAAACTTGCTAACCATCGGGCATTTCAAAATGGCGATGTAGAAACCCATTTTATTGAACACTTTAAAGACGACCTGTTTGTCGACACTAGTAATTCACTGTTAGTGGACAAAGTGCTTGGTGCTGCTAGATTTAGTGCTACACTGGCAGCTGCGTGTCtcattgaaaaggaaaattcttTATTCAGAGAAAATCTTCCTG GTGGCGACAGCATAATCTCCATATGGTATTCTTCTCCCCCTTTCCGAGTCCATCATTGTGCTAGGCATACAGTGGAACTTGAGTGGGATAATGAATATGATAGCAGTGGCTCAAAGTCATTGAAACTTTCAACCACTTATAAACCAGATGGGAGCTATCTGGTTGAG ACAGAAGAAGAGAGTTTCCCAGGTTTGGAGGTCAAAGTAACTTGTATAGGCAACCATGATTTCAGAGTCGAAGCTGATGGTGTAAACATGGATGTTAGCTTAGCTGTTTACTCCAAG GATCAGACCAAGCACATTCATATATGGTATGGatcacatcatcatcatttcaGGCAGAAAACCGACCTTGAATTGTCTGATGAAGATGAAACAGAACATAAACCCAGATTTGACAAATCATCATACCCTCAGGGGACTGTTGCTGCGCCCATGGCTGGTTTGGTTGTCAAGGTTGTGGTGAAGGATGGGACAAAGGTGGAGGAAGGACAACCTATATTAGTTTTAGAGGCAATGAAGATGGAG cATGTTGTAAAGGCACCATCAGCGGGCTATGTCCGCGGGCTTCATCTAGCAGCTGGTCAGCAGGTTTCTGATGGTGGTATTCTCTTCAGTATCAAG ATGGCTCAATGGTTTTAA
- the LOC18766581 gene encoding methylcrotonoyl-CoA carboxylase subunit alpha, mitochondrial isoform X2 has translation MDIVSYTQVHNNMTKRKTFYHLQSSPLSVSLTELKTMASVATVLRRKLSHKPFHFQLLTVRAFSASEPQRIEKILIANRGEIACRIMRTAKRLGIQTVAVYSDADRHSLHVKSADEAVHIGPPPARLSYLKASSIIDAAIRTGAQAIHPGYGFLSESAEFAQLCEDKGLTFIGPPASAIRDMGDKSASKRIMGAAGVPLVPGYHGKDQDIDLMKLEADKIGYPILIKPTHGGGGKGMRIVQSPDEFVESFLGAQREAAASFGVSTILLEKYITQPRHIEVQIFGDKHGKVLHLYERDCSVQRRHQKIIEEAPAPNVSNDFRTHLGQAAVSAAKAVGYHNAGTVEFIVDTVSGQFYFMEMNTRLQVEHPVTEMIVGQDLVEWQIRVASGEHLPISQSQVPLSGHAFEARIYAENVPKGFLPATGVLHHYHHVPVSPQVRVETGVEQGDTVSMHYDPMIAKLVVWGENRAAALVKLKDCLSKFQVAGLPTNINFLLKLANHRAFQNGDVETHFIEHFKDDLFVDTSNSLLVDKVLGAARFSATLAAACLIEKENSLFRENLPGGDSIISIWYSSPPFRVHHCARHTVELEWDNEYDSSGSKSLKLSTTYKPDGSYLVETEEESFPGLEVKVTCIGNHDFRVEADGVNMDVSLAVYSKDQTKHIHIWYGSHHHHFRQKTDLELSDEDETEHKPRFDKSSYPQGTVAAPMAGLVVKVVVKDGTKVEEGQPILVLEAMKMEHVVKAPSAGYVRGLHLAAGQQVSDGGILFSIKEE, from the exons atGGATATAGTTTCCTACACGCAAGTACATAATAACATGACCAAGAGGAAAACATTTTACCATCTACAGTCGAGTCCACTCTCCGTCTCGCTCACAGAGCTCAAAACCATGGCGTCCGTGGCCACCGTCCTCCGCCGGAAGCTTTCCCACAAACCTTTCCATTTCCAGTTACTGACAGTAAGAGCATTCTCTGCCTCTGAGCCGCAGAGGATAGAGAAGATTCTGATAGCAAACAGAGGCGAAATTGCTTGCAGGATCATGAGGACCGCCAAGAGGCTCGGGATTCAAACCGTCGCCGTTTACAGCGACGCCGATAGGCATTCGCTTCACGTCAAATCGGCCGACGAGGCTGTGCATATCGGCCCGCCTCCGGCTCGGCTCAGCTACCTCAAGGCCTCATCGATTATCGACGCGGCCATTCGCACTGGTGCACAG GCTATACATCCTGGTTATGGTTTTCTGTCAGAGAGTGCTGAGTTTGCTCAACTTTGTGAAGATAAGGGTCTTACATTTATTGGACCTCCAGCATCTGCCATCCGAGACATGGGTGATAAAAG TGCTTCAAAGAGAATAATGGGTGCGGCAGGGGTACCTCTGGTGCCTGGATATCATGGTAAAGACCAAGATATTGATCTAATGAAGTTAGAAGCTGACAAGATTGGATACCCAATCTTAATAAAGCCAACTCATGGAGGTGGAGGGAAG GGTATGCGGATTGTTCAAAGTCCGGATGAATTTGTTGAATCTTTCCTGGGAGCACAACGTGAGGCTGCTGCTTCTTTCGGCGTAAGCACGATATTGCTGGAGAAATATATTACACAGCCAAGGCACATTGAAGTCCAG ATATTTGGGGACAAACATGGGAAGGTTCTACATTTGTATGAGAGAGATTGCAGCGTCCAGAGAAGACACCAGAAAATCATCGAAGAAGCTCCAGCT CCAAACGTGTCGAATGACTTCCGGACTCACTTGGGCCAAGCTGCTGTATCTGCTGCCAAG GCAGTTGGTTATCACAATGCTGGCACTGTGGAGTTTATAGTTGATACAGTCTCAGGCCAATTTTATTTCATGGAGATGAATACCCGACTTCAG gttgagcATCCTGTGACTGAAATGATTGTTGGCCAAGATCTTGTAGAGTGGCAAATTCGTGTTGCAAGTGGAGAACATCTTCCCATTAGTCAGTCACAGGTCCCATTATCAG GTCATGCTTTCGAAGCCCGAATATATGCTGAAAATGTACCGAAAGGATTCCTTCCAGCAACTGGAGTCCTTCATCACTATCATCACGTTCCAGTCTCACCACAAG TTCGAGTTGAGACTGGAGTTGAACAGGGAGACACTGTTAGCATGCATTATGATCCTATGATTGCTAAACTCGTAGTATGGGGAGAAAATCGTGCTGCGGCATTGGTAAAACTGAAGGATTGCTTATCGAAGTTTCAG GTTGCAGGTTTACCAACCAACATCAATTTTCTTCTAAAACTTGCTAACCATCGGGCATTTCAAAATGGCGATGTAGAAACCCATTTTATTGAACACTTTAAAGACGACCTGTTTGTCGACACTAGTAATTCACTGTTAGTGGACAAAGTGCTTGGTGCTGCTAGATTTAGTGCTACACTGGCAGCTGCGTGTCtcattgaaaaggaaaattcttTATTCAGAGAAAATCTTCCTG GTGGCGACAGCATAATCTCCATATGGTATTCTTCTCCCCCTTTCCGAGTCCATCATTGTGCTAGGCATACAGTGGAACTTGAGTGGGATAATGAATATGATAGCAGTGGCTCAAAGTCATTGAAACTTTCAACCACTTATAAACCAGATGGGAGCTATCTGGTTGAG ACAGAAGAAGAGAGTTTCCCAGGTTTGGAGGTCAAAGTAACTTGTATAGGCAACCATGATTTCAGAGTCGAAGCTGATGGTGTAAACATGGATGTTAGCTTAGCTGTTTACTCCAAG GATCAGACCAAGCACATTCATATATGGTATGGatcacatcatcatcatttcaGGCAGAAAACCGACCTTGAATTGTCTGATGAAGATGAAACAGAACATAAACCCAGATTTGACAAATCATCATACCCTCAGGGGACTGTTGCTGCGCCCATGGCTGGTTTGGTTGTCAAGGTTGTGGTGAAGGATGGGACAAAGGTGGAGGAAGGACAACCTATATTAGTTTTAGAGGCAATGAAGATGGAG cATGTTGTAAAGGCACCATCAGCGGGCTATGTCCGCGGGCTTCATCTAGCAGCTGGTCAGCAGGTTTCTGATGGTGGTATTCTCTTCAGTATCAAG GAGGAGTGA